The sequence below is a genomic window from Denitratisoma sp. DHT3.
GTAAGGCATCCCAGGCTGATGCCGGCACGGCGTTTCACCGCCACCGCCAGGCCCAGGCCCAGCGCGCCCAGGTGTTGGGGATGCTGCTGCTGCCGCTGGATGCGGATTACCGCATTCCCCTGCGCCGGGCGCCGGACGTGCGGCAAGCCTGCCTGGAAGCCTACGGCTCACCGGACGGCCCCGCCCTGGTGTCGCTGCGGGAAATCCTGGGATTGATCGGCGCCCATGAATGGCGCCGGAAAGGCGTCGCGATTCCCGCCCTGGGGGCGGCGATCCATCCCCACTACGGCGTGTTCTCGCCGCTTCGCGGCGAATATCTGGACCTGGTGGCGCAGGCGCCGTTGCCGACGACGTCCCTGGCCTTCGACATCGGCACCGGCACCGGCGTGCTCGCCGCCTTACTGGCCCGGCGCGGCGTGGCGCGCATCGTCGCCACCGACCTGGACCCGCGCGCGCTGGCCTGCGCCCGCGAGAACATCGTCCGGCTGAATCTGGAGCAACAGGTGGAGGTGCTGGAGACCGACCTGTTTCCACCGGGCCGTGCGCCCCTGGTCGTCTGCAATCCGCCCTGGCTGCCGGCGCGACCCAGTTCTTCGGTCGAAAGCGCGATCTACGACCCCGACAGCCGCATGCTGCTGGGGTTCCTCAAGGGCCTGCCCGATCACCTGACGGCGGATGGCGAAGGCTGGCTGATTCTCTCCGACCTGGCGGAACACTTGGGTCTGCGCACGCGGGAAGACCTGCTCGCCGCCTTCGCCGCGGCAGGTCTGACGGTGCTGGGGCGAAGCGACGTGCGGCCTCGCCATCCCAAGGCGGGCGACCGCGAGGACCCGCTGTACGCGGCACGCAGCGCCGAGGTCACCTCGCTCTGGCGGCTGGGCGTCCGCGCGGCGCCTTGATCAGTGCGACTCGGCGGTGAGCGGTTGCCAGCCGGGGTGCTCGAAATACGCCGCGTAATCCTCCAGCCCCTTGACGACCGCGACGGCGCCCCGCTGCCGGCCCGCCTTCGATTTCTCCGTCATTTTCTCGGCGCCGGCCAGCATCTCGCCGATGACGGTGTGCAACTGCGCGTCGGCTTGCGGGTCGAGCTTGCAACTGGCGATGATGGTATTGACCTCGCCGCGCACGTCCCCGGACAGCTTGCGGTATTGGGCGGCGGTCAACCTGCCGCCATGGATGTCCGCCAGCGCTGCGCCCATCCGCGTGCGGATTTGCTCCATGCCGTTGCGCAGCGGCGCATCGGTGGTCCATTTCGTGCCGTCCGCCTTGAGGGTCGGCCGTGCCGGCGCGGCGGCGTGATGATCGTGGCCATGATGATGTTCCGCGGCCAGCGCGCCACCCAGCGAGAGTCCGACGGCGGCGAGCAGGCCCAGAATCCTCTTGAAAAACATGAAAGCTCCTTGTGGCAAGCGCTATGCGCGGAAGGCCAGGAGACTGCCCGCGCTTCCTTAATCCATCCTTAAGCCGCCGGACCGTCCTTCATGCGTTGTCATCCGAGTCGTCCGGATCGTCATCGAGTTCATTGTCTCTGAAGTCGGTGAGTTTTTTGCCGGTCCAGCCCTTGAAGGCACGGCGGAAGTTGGAGACGGAGGAATAGCCGAGGATGAAGCCGATCTCCTTGGGGGTGAGGGAGGTGTATTGGAGGTACTGGATGGCGAGTTCGCGGCGGGTGTCGTCGAGGATCTGCTGGTAGGTGACCGCCTCCCGGACCAGCCATCGGCGCAGGGTGCGCGAGCCCATGTTGAGGCGCTCGGCCATCTCCTCCAGGGAGGGGAACTTGCCGGGGTTCTTCACCAGATAATTGCGGATCCGGTTGGACAGGAGATCGCGGTCCTCCTTCTGCGACACCAGCAACTGGCACTGGCGCTCGCACAGCTTGAAGACCTCCTCGTTGGCCAGGCTGATCGGGTCCTGCAGCCGGTTGACGTCGAAGACCACGATGTTCTTCGGCTGATTGAAATACAGCGGGCAATTGAAGCGCCGCATGTACGGCGTCAGGTCCGCCGGCGCCGGATAGGTCACGTGCAGCTCCAGCACCGGGAAGGGCCGGTTGGTCAGGCTCGACGACAGCTCCATGGTGCGGCTGACGAACTCCTCCACCGCGAAGCGCATCAGATCGCCCAGCAGGAAGGAATCGCGCACCTCGAAGAACCAGCGCCCGCCCTGGATGTGGCCCACGGCATGGACGATCATGTCGTTCAGGGCGCCGTACTTGTTGAACACCTCGCTGGACTGCTTGAGCGTGGCCGAACTGAGCGCCGCATAGCCCAGGATGCCCAGATTGCTGATCTTGAACTCCGCGCCCAGCATGATGCCCAGGTAGGGATCGCCGGTCAGGTCCAGCATGTTCCGGATCATGCGCCGGAACTGCTCGGGCAGGATGCGCCGCGAACCGTCCTGGAGCCGCGCCTGGTCCAGTCCCGTGCCCGCCAGCACCTGTTCGGCCGAGAACCCCCGGCTGCGCATGCGGTCCAGGTAGAAGCTGAGCCGACTGGGAGATTTCAGATGATCGGACATGGCAACCGGAAGTCGAGGACAGGGAAGCGGTACAGTGGCCGGCGGGGCCGGGAAACACCGAACCCAGGGCCCATGAGAGACCATGAGGCGCGGGGAATATACCGCGCCCAGGCCACGGATGTCCAGATATGACACAAGTTCGCCGCAAGACATGCCCCCCGCACACCGCGTCGGCCGGGGGCGTCCGGGGTGCGCGGGAAACGGCCAAAGGGAGCGCCGGCCTGAGCGGATAAAATCGGCACGGGCGCCGGCCGGAGATCGGCCGCTGCCGGGGCTGTCCGCAAATGAACTGTCAAAGGCCGAATTGGAGGCGCGCGGGCGGCAAGGGCGCCGGGGGAGTCCATTAGACTCCGGGATCGGGTAATTTCTGCAAGGGATCCGCATCATGACCGTGGTTCTATGTACCTGGGGTAACACCCTCGAAGGGGGCACCGAAGAAGCCCTCACCCTGGCCCACCAGTTCGCCGCCGCCAACGGCGCGGCCCTGAACTGGGTGGTGATCGGCCCGGCCGCCCACGACGCGGCGCAGATCGCCGGCCAGTACGGCGTGGCCAGCCTGGACGTGATCGGCGACGCCAAGCTCGCCGGCTTCGGCCCCGACGCCCTGGTGGCCGCCCTGGCCCAGTACTGCGACCAGGTCAAGCCCGCGACCATCCTCTTCAACCAGACCGTGCCCGCGCGCCTGATCGCGCCGCGCCTGGCCGGCCGCCTGGGCGTGCCGGTGGTGATGAACGCCTTCGCCCTGGCCCAGTCCGGCGGCACCCTGTCCCTGACGGCCACGGCCTTCGGCGGCGACACCCACGTGGTGTATCAGGTGGCCGCGCCGGTGAAGGTGGTCTCCGTCGTCACCACCTCCCTGGTGGCCGAGGCCGCCGCGGCGGCGACGAGCCCGGCCCGGCGCGACATCGCCGTGGATCTGTCCGCCGTGGAAGAGCGCTTCAAGGTCACCTCCGCGCCGCGCGCCGAGGGTCCGCGTCTGGAGGACGCCGAGATCATCGTCTCCGGCGGCCGTGGCCTGGGCAGTTCGGCCCACTACGACGCCCTGGTGAAGCCCCTGGCCGAGGCCCTGGGCGGCATGTGGGGCGGCTCGCGCGCGATCGTGGACGAAGGCTGGATCGATTCCTCGCGCCAGGTGGGCCTGACCGGCAAGATCACCCGTCCGGGCCTGTACCTGGCGGCGGGCATCTCCGGCGCCAGCCAGCACATGGCCGGCTGCTCGGCGGCCAAGACCATCGTCGCCATCAACAAGGACAAGGACGCCTCCATCTACCGCTACGCCCGTTACGGCATCGTCGCGGACTGCCTGGAGGTGCTGCCCGAACTGATCAAGGCCATTAAGGCTTAACGAGGAGAACGTAATGAGCGAACAACGCGTGCCCGCGGTACCGGGGCTGTTCACGGAAGAAGGCGGCGCCCGGGTGCTGGGCAACCGCTGCACCGGCTGCAACACCCCCTATTTCCCCAAGGCGGCGGCCTGCCACAATCCCCGCTGCGCGGAGTCGAAGATGGAAGACGCCGCCTTCGGCGGCAAGGGCGTGATCTGGAGCTACTCGGTGGCCGACTTCGCGCCGCCGCCGCCGCACAAGTTCGACAAGCCCTTCAAGCCCTACGCGATCGGCGTGGTGGATCTGGAGTGCGGTCTGCGCCTGGTGGGCCAGATGGTGGATGCCCCCGAGGCGGTGAAGGTGGGCGCCCCGGTGGAACTGGTGATCGACACCCTGTACCACGAGGATGACAAGGCGTTCACCTCCTGGAAGTTCAAACTGGTGTGATGAAACTCGCCCCCCCTTCGCCCCCCGCCGGGGGGTTCGAGTTGGCTCGCTGCGCTCGATATCACGGGGGACTCCGTCGCAGTACCGACGGGTTGCGGCTTCGCCGCGTGCCGCTTTTCCTGGGGACGGCCCGGCGGAAAAGCTGCTCTTTCACGTTAACCGTAAGGTGACAAGGAGAATTCAAATGCAAGAAGTTGCTGTTCTGGGCGTCGGGATCCATCGCTTCGGCAAGACCGGGGACGATATCGTCGGCACCAAGTCCGTGACCGAGCTGTGCCGTGCCGCCGTGGACATGGCCCTGAAGGACGCCGGCGTGTCCTGGAACCAGATCCAGGCCGTGGCCGCCGCCAGTTCCCGCTTCTCCGGGGGCAAGGGCTGGGGCCTGAACGGGAACGACATCGTCGAGGACATGGGGTCCACCGGGATTCCGGTCTACAACATGTCCGCCGGCTGTGCCGCCGGGGGCAATGCCTTCAACGTGGGCTATGCCCTGGTGGCCGGCGGGATCTACGACATGGTGCTGGTGATGGGTGGCGAGGTGATGCCCAAGGGCATGATCCAGACCTCCGGCGTGGAAGAGGCCACCGATCCGGAGTTCCTGCGCCAGCGCTGCATCGGCATGCCCGGCCCGTCCTTCTGGGCGACCCTGGCCAAGCGCCGCATGTTCGATTACGGCACGACGGAGGAGCAGTACGCCAAGATCGTGGTGAAGGCCCGCAAGAATTCGGTGGGCAATCCCTTCGCCCGCTTCCAGAAGGAGGTGTCCCTGGCCGAGGTGCTGGCGTCGCCCTACGTGAGCAATCCGCTGCGCCTCTTTGAGATCTGCCCGGTGTCCAACGGCGCCGCGGCGGTGGTGATCTGTTCCCAGGCCAAGGCCCGGCAGTTCTCGGCCAAGCCGATCACGGTGGCGACCTCGACGGTGGCGACGGTGGACTTCAGCGATGCGCTGCCGCGCGGCCTCTCCGGCCCGGTGCCGGCCGGCCCGAGTTTCCACACGGAGTCCAAGGGCGTGGTGCTGAAGGCGTTCGAGCAGTCCGGCATCGGCCCCCAGGACGTGAGCTTCACGGAACTGCAGGACAACTGCTGCTACTACGAGCTGGCCTATCCGGAAGAGTGGGGCCTGTGCCAGCCCGGCGAGGCGGAGCGTCTGCTGGATGCCGGCGAGTACGCGCCCACCGGCAGGATGCCGATCAATCCCTCCGGCGGCTTCGTCTCCTTCGGCGAGGCCACCACCGCCATGGGCGTCTGGCAGATCGCCGAAATGACCCTCCAGCTCCGCGGTCAGGCCGGCTCACGCCAGGTCCCCAACGCCAAGATCGGCCTCGCCCAGACCAACGGCCTCGGCGGCAATGCCACCGCCGCCATCCTTAAACGGTAATACCCACCCATCGACAACAAAGGCCCCGATCGGGGCCTTTGTTGTTTTGCGCAACCACGGTCGTGCGCCGCGGTGCGGCGCTCAGGAACACACTCAGGGGATGGCGCCCTTGGCCTTCAGGGCCTCGATTTCCTCCCATTCGTAGCCCAGCAGCTCCATCATCAGGATCTCGGTGTCCTGGCCCAATTGCGGGCCCAGGCTGTTGATCTCGCCCGGCGTCTTCGACAGGGTCACCGGCAGGCCGCGCACCTCCACTTCGCGTTGCACTTCCTCGCAGTAGGCTTTCATGAAGTACCGGTTCTGCCACGCCTGTTCGTCCTTGATCACGTCGGCCAGGTTGTTGATCGGGCTGGCGATCAGGTCTTCGGCCTGCAGGGCCGCCATCAGGGATCCATGGTCGAATTTGAGGGTGTGGGCCTCGATCACTTCGATCAGCGCCTCGTTGTGCCGGCGCCGGCCCTCCGCCGTGGCGAAGCGGCTGTCCTTGCCCAGGTCGTCCGCCTTCAGCGCCCGGCACAGGGCGGCGAAGCGCACGTCTTCGTTCTTCTCGCACAGGTACACCCATTTGCCGGCGGTGGGGTAGAGGTTCCACAGGGGGTTCTCCACTTCCTTGCGCGAGTGCTGCAGGGCGGCCTCCGGGTGGCCGGCGAGGAAGGATTGCAGGTAGGGCGCCGCCAGGTACAGTTGCGCGCCGTACAGCGACGCGTCCAGGCTCTGGCCCTGGCCGGTGCGCTTCCGCTGGTACAGCGCCAGCAGGATGCCCAGGGCGGACATGATGCCGCCGTAGGCGTCGCCCGAGCCCATGCCCAGGTAGATGGGCGGCTGGCCCGGTTCGCCCAGCCGCGCCATGGCGCCGGTCAGGGCCTGCACGGTCATGTCGAAGGAGGGCTTGGAGACGCCGCCGAAGCGGCCGTAGCCGGTGTTGGTGGCGTAGATCAGGCTGGGGTTGATCGACGACAGTTTCTCGTAGGACAGGCCCCAGCCGTTCAGCATTTCCGGCGCCAGGTTGGAGAGGAAGACGTCGGATTTCTCCACCAGCCGGTAGAGGATTTCCTGGCCTTCGGGTTTCTTCAGGTCGATGGCGATGCTTTTCTTGTTACGGTTGATCACCAGGAAGTATTGGTTCCAGTCGCCCACTTCCAGGGATTTGATGCTGCGCACGCCGCGCCCCTGGTCGCCGCCCTGGGGCCGTTCGACCTTGATCACGTCGGCGCCGAAGTCGGCCAGGTATTGGGCCGAGACGGGGCCCTGGAACCAGACGGTCAGGTCGATGACGCGGATGCCGTCCAATGCTTTCTTTGCCATGTGCTGTGTTCCTCCCGACTCAGGCGACGACGCCGGCGGACGTCAGTTGGTAGATGGCGTCTTCGCTGTAGCCCAGGACTTCGCTCAGCACCTGGGCGCTGTGCTGGCCGAGGGCCGGCGCCAGTTTCTCCAGCCGCGCCGGGCTTGCGCTCATGAAGATGGGGAAGCCCAGGGTTTTGATTTTGCCGTGGCTGGGGTGCTCCAGTTCGAGGATGTAGCGGTTGGCTTTCACCTGCGGGTCGTTGGCCGGGTAGTCGAACTGTTCGATGACGTCGGCCGACATCTGGTTGTCCATGAAGGCCTGGCGCCAGTAGGCGCCGCTTTGCTTCTGGAAGGCCCGCTCCAGTTCCTGGATCAGGGCCAGGCGGTTGATCTCGGTGCGCTTGTCGTGGGTGTCGAAGCGCGGGTCGTCCGATGCGATGCCCATCATGGCGGAGAACACCGGCCACCAGCGGTCGGTGTCGGGCATGGTCAGGGTCACCCAGCGGCCGTCGGCGCTGGGGTACATGGCGCCGGACATGGGGTTGGAGACGTCCAGGCGCGAGATGGGGTTCAGGAGGCGCTCGCCCTTGCCGATGGCGAGGAAGGCCTGGAGGTCGAGGGCGGCGCCGTACATGTTGGCGCCGAACAGGGAGACGTCGACTTCCTGGCCTTCGCCGCTGTCGAGGCGGTGGGTGAGCGCGGTGACGACGCCGAAGGCGAGCATGACGGCGGCGTGCATGGCGCCGGCGCCGGTATACACGGGCGGCTGGCCGGGCTGTTGCAGGATGGGCATCATGCCGGTGCGCGCCGCCGCCAACTCGTCGATGGCCGGCAGGTCGGCGTCCGGCCCGACGGGGCCGAAGCCGGAGAGCCGGCCGTAGATGATGTCGCCGCGCTGCGCGGCGACTTTGGCGTAGTCCAGTCCCAGGGCGGCCAGTTCGTCCCGCTGCCAGTCGGTGACGATGACGTCGGCCTTGGCCAGCAGTTCCCGCAGCAGGGCCTGGCCCCGCTCGCTCCTCGGCTCCAGCGCCAGGCTCTCCTTGTTGCGGTGGATCAGGTCGGCTTCGTGGTTCCAGCCCGGCGGCGTTTCGGTTTGCGGCGGGGCAGCAAATGGCAACAGGTCCAGGCGTATCACCCGCGCGCCAAAATCCGCCAGGAAGGCGGACGACAGGGCGCTGCAGAATTGCCGGGTCAGGTCCAGGACGATGACGTCTTCTAGCGCACGGCTCATGGGCTCTCCTCTCGGAGGTAGCGCGGCCTTCGCCCTATCCTCCGCTGTCAGCGGTCGACTCCGGTCGACTCGGTTTCACGTTTCAAATCAATTCCAAAGAATAAACCCACTGCATCACCATCACAATCAATCACAATCCCCCTCTACGATGCATTTCCGGACACCTCGGTCTCTTTTAGGGACGGATGGGGAACAGCCGCCAAGCGGCGCTGGCAGCGGGATTACACAACGGTACCGGGATTTGCCGCGACGCGTGAAAGCCTTTCCGCTAGCATTGAGCGGCGCAAAAACTTTCGAGGACTGCCATGACTTTCCCGGTGCCGATCCTGTCGGTGGATGAATTGCTGGATGCCTGCGCCAATCCCTGGGGATTGGACGCCTATTCGCCGCTCACCGGGCATCCCTGCCTGCTGCTGGACCTGAGCCGCCCCGTACCGATGGAACGGACTGACGAAGCAGTGCGCGCATTGCTCGGGATGCCATGCCCGACCTTGGGGTTCGGTGCTTCACCTTCGGCAGCTCAACCCGATGGCATAGTCGCGGCACTGGATGTGGTGCTGGAAAGCCCGGACGAGTTGCCGGGGTTGCTGCGCAATATCCAGGCGAATCCGCTGGCCGCCGCCACGCTGGCGCACGTGCTGCGCCACAACAGCCATGCCGGCATCGAGGACGGCTTGCTGGCGGAATCCCTCGCCTACGCGACCCTGCAGGGCAGCCAGGAGTTCCGGCGCTTTCTGGCCGGGCGGCCCGCGCCGCTCCTGGACCGCGACGAGCATCCCCTGCTGACGGAAAGGCAGGGTGACATCCTGCACATCACCCTCAATCGACCGGCAAAGCGCAACGCCTACTCAGCGGGGATGCGGGATGCGCTCTACGAAACGCTGCGCTGGCTGGAAGCGGACGACACGCTGGCGCGGGCCGAGATCCGGGGTGCGGGAAGCTGCTTCTGCACCGGTGGCGACCTGGATGAGTTCGGCTTGGCCACCGACCCCGCGCAGGCCCATCTGGTCCGCATGTCGCGGCCGGTCGGGCTACTGATTTCCCGGTTGGCGCAGCGGATTGAATGTCACGTGCACCGCGCCTGCATCGGCTCGGGGATCGAGCTGCCGGCCTTCGCCGGGCGGGTGACGGCCACGGCCGACACGTTCTTCCAGCTGCCGGAAGTCGCGATGGGGCTGATCCCCGGCGCCGGCGGCACGGTCGGCATCCTGCGCCGCATCGGGCGCCAGCGCATGGCCTATTGGGTGCTGTCCGGGCGCCGCATCAAGGCGACGACGGCGCTCGAATGGGGGTTGATCGACGCCATTGTTTAACGGCGTCGATCGTTACCAGCTTACTGCTGCGCCGGCGGTTGGGTCGGCGGCAGCGCCGCCACCACCAGTTCGGCGATGTCGAACACCTTGCGTTCCTCGGTATGCCGGGTGGCGCTGGAAGTCAGCATCAGCAGGCAGAAGGAACAGGAAGTGGCGATCTTGTCGGCGCCGGTGTCGAAGGCTTCCTGCGTGCGCACGTCGCTGATGCGCGCGGTGCCGCCCTTGCCGCCCCAGTAGTTGCCGCCGCCGGCGCCGCAGCAGAAGCTGTCCTTGCGGTTGCGCGGCATTTCGATCAATTGCCCGACGGCGGAGACAACGCTGCGGGTCTCGTCCACGATGTCGTTGTGACGGGCCAGATAGCAGGGGTCGTGGAAGGTGATCTTCTCGTCGCTGTTCTGCACCACGGTGAGCTTGCCGGCCTGGATCAGCTGGTCGATCAGCACGGAGTGGGGAATGGTCTGCCAGTCGGCACCCAGCTCTGGATAGTAGCGGTCGAAGCTGTTGAAGCAGTGGGCGCACATGGTGATGACCTTCTGGATCCTCATTTCCTGGAATTCCTCGATGTTGGTCATCGCGATTTCCTGGAACTGCATCTCGTTGCCCATCATCTTCGCGGGGTCGCCCGTGCAGCGCGATTCCTCCAACACGCCGTAGGAGATGCCGGCGGTTTCCAGAATCTTGACCATGGCGCGGGCGATCTGCTGGGCGCGCTCTTCGTAGGTCACCGAGCAGCCGATCCAGAGCAGGTATTCGGTCTCGCCCGGCTCGAAGACGGGGACATCCAGCCCCTTCTTCCAGTCGTCGGGATTGGCGCCGGTGCCGATGAAGGGATGGCCGCGCTTTTCCAGGTTGGCGTTGGCGGCGGCCATGGTGTCGGGCATCTCCGAGCGGTCCATGACGAAGTTGCGGCGGAATTCCAGGATGGCCTCCGCCGGGCTGTTGCTCACCGGACACTGCTCGACACAGGCGCCGCAGGTGGTGCAGTTGAAGATGGCCTCCTGGCCCAGGGTGTCGATCAGGCCGGCATCGTCCATCTTGCCCTGTTCCAGATATTCGGCGCAGACGGCCATGATGTTCTTGGGCGACAGGGGCTTGCCGGTCTGGGCCGCCGGACAGGCTTCGTGGCAGCGGCCGCACCAGAGGCAGGTGGAGAAATCCATCAGATGCTTCTGGGTCAGATCGGACAGCTTGGCCGCGCCGAACACCACTTCCTTGCCGTCCTCTTCCTCCGCCTCGAAATCGATCGGTGGCATGTTGATGCCCGAGCGCTTGTTGGCCAGGGCCGAATTGGTCGGACCCAACACCATGTGGGACATCGGCGTATGGGCGATCAGGGCGATGAAGGCCAGGCCCATCAGGCCATGGACCCACCACATCGCCTGGTTGCCGCCGGCCAGCACGCCACTGTCCAGTCCACCCAGCAGCGAGGCGATGGCCCGGCCGAAGAACTCCACCTGGCTCTTGGCCGCTGGATCGGTCAGGCGGAAGGCCTCGGCGGTGAAGCCGGCCAGCACGATCAGCAGCAGCAGGATCTCCATGGACTCGAAGCCGCGCCGGGTCTTGTGCACCGTCAGCCGATCCGGCGGCGCCAGGCGCCGGACGAGCAGGAACAGAATGCCCAGCAGCATCATGATGCCCGCCACTTCCCGGCCCAGTTCCATGACGAAATGGCCGAACCAGCCGCCGTAGATATCGATGCCGATGAAGGACAAGGGGAACAGGCCATGACCCAGAATTTCGATCACTGCGCCGAAGAATAGCAGCAGGTGCGCGATCCCCGATGCGGGCCGCTTCATCAGCCGCGACAGCAGCAGTCCCCGCTGCAGGAAGGTGTGCCAATTCACCTTGGCCAGCACCGCTTCCCGGGTGATTTCCTTGCCGAAATAGGGCTTGCCCTGCGCGATCCGGCCCCAGTATTTGCGCAATCCGAGATAAAGGCTGTACAGGGCACCGCAAAGCAGTACCGTCAGGATCGCGTAGTTGATGGCGGAAATGGAATACATTGGCTGCCCGAAATTGATTCGATCTGGATAGACCGGCCGCCAGCGCTGAAAGCCTGCGCCGAAACCGGAGGAGCGCAAAAAGATAGCGGTTTATGGTAGCGGCCGCAAGCGACAAACAGACTCAAAAACGTCCTTAAACAAGGCAATGGAAGCCAGCAGGCTGTCCTTCATTTTCCCGGTCCGAATGGATGCTTTGCAGATAGAGTGGGAAAATGGGACTTCCGACCAGCCAAGACGGACTGTCGCCGTGGCTGATTCAGTGGGCACAACAACATCAACAGGAGGAGCAACGTCATGCGATTCGGGTTTCATATGTTCATGGTCCCGCCGGCGGAGCATCAGGAAATCGCCCGCACGGCCGATGCCTGGGGCTGGGACAGCATTCAGGTGGCCGATGCCCCGTTTTTTCCCGAGGTGATCTCGGTTCCCTATCCTTACACTCCCGATGGCACGCGCTTCTGGCCGCTGGACATGGACGTGCTCGATCCCTGGATCGCGATCACCAACATGGCGGTGGTGACCCGCCGCGTCCGCTTTCTGCCCTCCGTGCTGCGGCTGGCCATCCGCCAGCCGCTCCTGGAGGCCAAGAGCATGTTCTCGGTGGCGGCGGTCGCCAACGACCGCCTGGCCCTGGGCGTCGGCCTGGCCTGGATGCCGGAGGAGTTCAAATGGCTCAACATGGACATGAAGACGCGGGGCGCGCGCCAGGACGAGGCCATCCAGATCATCCGCCTGCTGATGCAGGGCGGGATGCAGGAA
It includes:
- a CDS encoding heterodisulfide reductase-related iron-sulfur binding cluster codes for the protein MYSISAINYAILTVLLCGALYSLYLGLRKYWGRIAQGKPYFGKEITREAVLAKVNWHTFLQRGLLLSRLMKRPASGIAHLLLFFGAVIEILGHGLFPLSFIGIDIYGGWFGHFVMELGREVAGIMMLLGILFLLVRRLAPPDRLTVHKTRRGFESMEILLLLIVLAGFTAEAFRLTDPAAKSQVEFFGRAIASLLGGLDSGVLAGGNQAMWWVHGLMGLAFIALIAHTPMSHMVLGPTNSALANKRSGINMPPIDFEAEEEDGKEVVFGAAKLSDLTQKHLMDFSTCLWCGRCHEACPAAQTGKPLSPKNIMAVCAEYLEQGKMDDAGLIDTLGQEAIFNCTTCGACVEQCPVSNSPAEAILEFRRNFVMDRSEMPDTMAAANANLEKRGHPFIGTGANPDDWKKGLDVPVFEPGETEYLLWIGCSVTYEERAQQIARAMVKILETAGISYGVLEESRCTGDPAKMMGNEMQFQEIAMTNIEEFQEMRIQKVITMCAHCFNSFDRYYPELGADWQTIPHSVLIDQLIQAGKLTVVQNSDEKITFHDPCYLARHNDIVDETRSVVSAVGQLIEMPRNRKDSFCCGAGGGNYWGGKGGTARISDVRTQEAFDTGADKIATSCSFCLLMLTSSATRHTEERKVFDIAELVVAALPPTQPPAQQ
- a CDS encoding TIGR03619 family F420-dependent LLM class oxidoreductase, which codes for MRFGFHMFMVPPAEHQEIARTADAWGWDSIQVADAPFFPEVISVPYPYTPDGTRFWPLDMDVLDPWIAITNMAVVTRRVRFLPSVLRLAIRQPLLEAKSMFSVAAVANDRLALGVGLAWMPEEFKWLNMDMKTRGARQDEAIQIIRLLMQGGMQEFHGKHYDFDRLTMAPVPKKPIPIYVGGTTPPALRRAARLGDGWVSVIHDKEDVPGVIAELNGYRREYGRENEPFDIMMHCPDAASLDDIRRLEALGVTDLQVTPWAHPGILAEMGVGAIMQQQPPLEVKLEAIKRYADQVIAKV